One Serpentinicella alkaliphila DNA segment encodes these proteins:
- a CDS encoding TIGR01906 family membrane protein, with product MKKIKYVVLGLSLSLFLLLTAMELVTFNTNHFMKQYERNNIFETVVIDESNLEYITLQIISYLSNDLDSLKIEALWNNEIREVFSERELEHMKDVKNLFVLGRRVKLLSLSILIFGITFILRYDSLWSKNISKTLLCTSICNYGLMLGLYICIKSDFTKYFDKFHYVFFSNDLWMLDPNTEILVQILPEPFFYNTAIKIALMFFIPLTILGLCSTYYLFTRKVFE from the coding sequence ATGAAGAAAATAAAATATGTAGTTTTAGGACTGTCTCTCTCTCTGTTTCTACTACTTACAGCAATGGAATTAGTTACATTCAATACAAATCACTTTATGAAACAATATGAAAGAAACAATATTTTTGAAACAGTGGTAATTGACGAATCAAATTTAGAGTATATAACTTTACAAATAATATCTTATTTAAGTAATGACTTAGACAGTTTAAAAATAGAAGCCCTATGGAATAACGAAATTAGGGAAGTTTTTTCCGAAAGAGAGTTAGAACATATGAAAGACGTTAAAAATTTATTTGTATTAGGGAGAAGAGTAAAACTTCTTTCCTTAAGTATACTTATCTTTGGGATCACATTTATATTAAGATATGATAGTCTATGGAGTAAAAATATAAGTAAAACCTTATTATGCACAAGTATATGTAATTATGGATTAATGTTAGGGCTTTATATATGCATTAAAAGTGATTTTACAAAATACTTTGATAAATTCCATTACGTGTTTTTTAGTAATGATTTATGGATGCTAGACCCAAACACAGAGATTTTGGTACAAATTCTACCTGAACCATTTTTCTATAATACTGCAATAAAAATAGCCCTCATGTTTTTTATACCATTAACAATCCTAGGGCTATGTTCAACATATTATTTATTTACTAGAAAAGTTTTTGAGTAA
- the ligA gene encoding NAD-dependent DNA ligase LigA yields the protein MDKRERMKELVEKLNKYNYSYYVMDNPVISDSEYDKLYDELVVLENETGTVLKNSPTLRVGGEILKSFTQHTHLMSLWSLDKAKTYEDLTTWDNRVKKLLGSSFDIEYVVEYKFDGLTINLTYEEGELVQGATRGNGAVGESILEQVKTIKTIPLLINHKGRIEVQGEGIMKLSVLENYNQTADEPLKNARNAAAGALRNLNPKVTAKRNLSAYCYNVGFYEEIEFKTHMEMIEFLKDNSFPVNNYIKLCKNIEEVIEEVDALKETVKDLDYLTDGLVIKVNDIELRKQLGYTQKFPRWAIAFKFEAQEVTTELKNVIWQVGRTGKITPSAELDPVDIGGVTVSRATLNNWDDIQRKKVKIGCNVWLRRSNDVIPEIMGIVDDCNEGIEIEKPTFCPACGSEVIDKGPNVFCPNTLSCKPQLVSSIVHYSSRDAMDIEGFSEKTAEQLYEELGMKDISDLYELTFDDLIKLDRFGEKKAQNLLHAIEKSKDCKLDAFVYALGIPNVGRKTASDLANNFQTLDNISKATYEELIGIPDIGGIVAQSIIEFFKDNKVQDIINKLLYKGVKPIFNKKMETNNLLSGKTVVVTGTLTQYSRKEIKELLEGLGANVSGSVSKKTDYVIAGEDAGSKLDKANEILNSGVETELKILTEEEFINMIK from the coding sequence ATGGATAAGCGCGAAAGAATGAAGGAATTAGTTGAAAAGCTAAATAAGTATAATTATTCCTACTATGTCATGGATAATCCAGTTATTAGTGATAGTGAATATGATAAATTATATGATGAACTTGTGGTTTTAGAGAATGAAACTGGTACTGTATTAAAAAACTCTCCAACCCTTAGGGTAGGGGGAGAAATACTAAAAAGTTTTACTCAGCATACTCATTTGATGTCATTATGGAGTTTAGATAAGGCAAAAACCTATGAAGATTTAACGACATGGGATAACAGGGTGAAAAAGCTATTAGGCAGTTCTTTTGATATTGAGTATGTTGTAGAATACAAATTTGATGGATTAACTATTAACTTGACTTATGAAGAGGGGGAGTTAGTTCAAGGGGCTACTAGAGGAAATGGAGCAGTTGGTGAATCAATTTTAGAACAGGTTAAGACCATTAAAACAATACCATTACTGATAAATCATAAAGGCCGGATTGAGGTTCAAGGTGAAGGTATTATGAAATTGTCAGTTCTGGAAAACTACAACCAAACTGCAGATGAACCCTTAAAAAATGCAAGAAATGCTGCTGCCGGGGCGTTAAGAAATTTAAATCCAAAGGTTACAGCAAAAAGAAATCTAAGCGCCTATTGCTATAATGTTGGATTCTATGAAGAAATCGAGTTTAAAACTCATATGGAAATGATAGAGTTTTTAAAAGATAATAGTTTTCCAGTAAACAATTATATAAAGCTATGTAAAAATATTGAAGAAGTAATAGAAGAGGTTGATGCACTAAAGGAAACGGTTAAGGATTTAGACTATTTAACGGACGGGTTAGTTATTAAAGTAAATGATATAGAATTAAGAAAGCAGCTTGGATATACACAAAAGTTTCCAAGATGGGCTATAGCATTTAAGTTTGAGGCTCAAGAAGTGACTACTGAACTTAAGAATGTAATCTGGCAGGTTGGTAGAACCGGTAAGATTACTCCATCTGCTGAGCTTGACCCTGTTGATATTGGGGGTGTTACGGTTTCAAGGGCTACACTTAATAATTGGGATGACATACAACGTAAAAAAGTGAAAATAGGGTGCAATGTATGGCTAAGAAGATCGAACGATGTAATACCTGAAATTATGGGAATCGTTGACGACTGTAATGAGGGTATAGAAATAGAAAAACCTACATTCTGTCCTGCCTGTGGAAGTGAAGTAATTGATAAGGGACCTAATGTTTTTTGTCCGAATACATTATCCTGTAAACCACAGCTAGTGTCTTCAATTGTACATTATTCTAGTAGAGATGCTATGGATATTGAAGGGTTTAGTGAGAAAACAGCAGAGCAATTATATGAAGAGTTGGGAATGAAAGATATTTCTGATTTATATGAATTAACTTTTGATGATTTGATTAAATTAGACAGATTTGGTGAAAAGAAAGCACAGAACTTACTTCATGCTATCGAGAAAAGTAAGGACTGTAAATTAGATGCCTTTGTTTATGCTCTTGGAATACCTAATGTTGGTAGAAAAACTGCATCGGATTTGGCCAATAATTTTCAAACACTTGATAATATAAGTAAGGCTACTTACGAGGAATTAATAGGTATTCCTGATATTGGTGGGATTGTAGCTCAAAGTATTATAGAGTTCTTTAAAGACAATAAAGTTCAGGATATAATCAATAAGCTTTTATATAAAGGTGTTAAGCCTATATTTAATAAAAAGATGGAAACTAATAATTTATTATCAGGTAAAACCGTAGTAGTTACTGGTACTTTAACTCAATATTCGAGGAAAGAAATTAAGGAGTTATTAGAAGGCCTTGGGGCAAATGTATCAGGAAGTGTGAGTAAAAAGACTGATTATGTTATTGCAGGAGAAGATGCAGGTTCCAAGCTCGACAAAGCTAATGAAATTCTAAATTCTGGTGTGGAGACTGAGTTAAAGATTTTGACTGAGGAAGAGTTTATAAATATGATTAAGTAG
- the pcrA gene encoding DNA helicase PcrA produces MNLDHLNKEQKEAVLHTEGPLLVLAGAGSGKTRVLTHRIAYLINEKGISPDNILAITFTNKAAKEMKERLNSLLGYNYRSLWVSTFHSACVRILRMEIEKLGYGKNFVIYDTTDQQVVVKDCLKKLNMSDKDYDPKNILSVIGSAKDKLITPEEFLKSADDFRTEKIGKVYEMYQKRLKKNNALDFDDLIMKTVILFEQFPLVLSFYQNQFKYILVDEFQDTNMGQYRLVNLLAKKHQNLCVVGDDDQSIYGWRGADIRNILGFEMDFPKAKVVKLEENYRSTKNILEAANCVVAKNMGRKSKKLWTSNEEGTVIGYYCADNEHDEARYIAQSIESIIRKENKIYSDCSILYRTNAQSRVLENALMKEGIPYKIYGGTPFYSRKEIKDILAYLNIIENAIDDVSINRVINVPKRGIGAKAIEKLEQFAEENEISFFESLLKADKVVGLSSAQREKVMQFAFLMVDLQKKKDSLSVTELTEEVYSKTGYIDSLKAENTVEALGRIENLEEFKSLTLDYDKNSETKTLEDFLAKTSLESATDHLSEEDNAVVLMTMHSAKGLEFPIVFMPGMEEGIFPSPMSLRENNEEEERRLCYVGITRAMERLYMTHTKMRTLYGRTSFHEISRFIDEIPAELIDRNKPTYNRKQGVRDMQFSPVFKGQLHHTTNFTSNKETASSNTSIKAGTKVKHPKFGIGTIVLLEKTVATIAFDGMGLKKIDTAFVNLAIVE; encoded by the coding sequence ATGAATTTAGATCATTTAAATAAAGAGCAAAAAGAAGCAGTTCTACATACTGAGGGACCCCTATTAGTTTTAGCAGGGGCAGGTTCAGGCAAAACTAGAGTTTTAACCCATAGAATTGCATATTTAATAAATGAAAAAGGTATTTCTCCAGACAATATACTAGCCATAACCTTTACAAATAAAGCAGCTAAAGAGATGAAAGAAAGGTTAAATTCCCTTCTTGGATATAACTATAGAAGCCTTTGGGTTAGTACTTTTCACTCAGCCTGTGTAAGGATTTTAAGAATGGAAATCGAAAAGTTAGGGTATGGAAAAAACTTTGTAATATATGATACTACAGACCAGCAAGTTGTTGTTAAAGACTGTTTAAAAAAGTTAAACATGAGCGATAAGGATTATGATCCTAAAAATATACTATCTGTTATTGGTAGTGCAAAGGATAAGCTAATAACTCCTGAGGAGTTTTTAAAGTCTGCTGATGATTTTAGAACTGAAAAGATAGGAAAAGTGTATGAAATGTATCAAAAAAGGCTCAAAAAAAATAATGCTTTAGATTTTGATGACCTTATTATGAAGACAGTTATTTTATTTGAACAATTTCCTTTGGTTTTATCCTTTTATCAAAATCAGTTTAAATATATACTAGTTGATGAATTTCAGGATACAAATATGGGTCAGTATAGATTAGTAAATCTATTAGCCAAAAAACATCAAAATCTATGTGTAGTTGGTGATGATGACCAATCAATTTACGGATGGCGTGGGGCTGATATTAGAAATATTTTAGGATTCGAAATGGATTTTCCTAAGGCAAAGGTAGTTAAACTTGAGGAAAATTATAGATCTACTAAAAATATTCTTGAAGCTGCTAATTGTGTTGTAGCTAAAAATATGGGTAGAAAAAGTAAGAAATTATGGACAAGCAATGAAGAAGGAACTGTTATTGGCTACTATTGTGCTGATAATGAACATGATGAGGCAAGATATATAGCCCAATCAATTGAGAGTATTATAAGGAAAGAAAATAAAATTTATTCTGACTGCTCTATTCTTTATAGAACTAATGCGCAATCCAGGGTTTTAGAGAATGCCCTTATGAAGGAAGGAATACCATATAAAATTTATGGGGGTACACCCTTTTACTCTAGAAAAGAAATTAAGGACATTTTAGCATACTTAAATATTATTGAAAATGCAATTGATGATGTAAGTATCAATAGGGTTATAAACGTACCTAAAAGAGGTATTGGAGCAAAGGCTATTGAAAAGTTAGAGCAATTTGCAGAAGAAAATGAAATTAGCTTCTTTGAGTCATTATTAAAGGCGGATAAAGTTGTTGGATTAAGCTCAGCCCAAAGAGAAAAGGTTATGCAATTTGCATTTTTAATGGTGGACTTACAAAAGAAAAAGGATAGTCTTTCAGTTACTGAATTAACTGAAGAAGTTTATTCAAAAACAGGGTATATTGATTCTCTAAAGGCTGAAAATACGGTAGAGGCCTTAGGTCGTATAGAAAACTTAGAGGAGTTTAAATCCTTAACATTAGATTATGATAAAAACTCAGAAACTAAAACTTTGGAAGATTTTCTAGCAAAAACTTCATTAGAGTCTGCTACTGATCATTTAAGTGAAGAGGATAATGCTGTTGTGTTAATGACAATGCATAGTGCTAAAGGTCTTGAGTTTCCAATAGTATTTATGCCTGGTATGGAAGAAGGAATTTTCCCTTCACCAATGTCATTGAGAGAAAATAATGAAGAAGAGGAAAGAAGATTATGTTATGTGGGCATAACTAGAGCAATGGAAAGATTATATATGACCCATACTAAAATGAGAACATTATATGGTAGAACAAGTTTTCATGAAATCTCTCGATTCATTGATGAAATTCCTGCTGAACTAATAGATAGAAACAAACCAACATACAATAGAAAGCAAGGGGTTAGGGATATGCAATTCTCGCCTGTTTTCAAAGGCCAATTGCATCATACTACTAATTTTACTAGTAACAAGGAGACTGCAAGTTCTAATACTTCTATTAAAGCAGGTACAAAAGTAAAACATCCGAAGTTTGGAATTGGAACCATTGTTTTATTAGAAAAAACTGTTGCTACTATCGCCTTTGATGGTATGGGACTTAAAAAGATAGATACTGCATTTGTAAATTTAGCAATTGTTGAATAG
- a CDS encoding chorismate mutase, which produces MKNLDDIRDQINSIDKEIVTLFEKRLNLVIDVANVKKELGIPILHLNREQEVLNKVADEVNNKEFIDPVQKLFVEIMRISKGVQTKLLFPNNIVLVGFMGTGKTSVGKQLASMLAMEYIDIDETIEKSQGMSIGSIFESKGEQYFRELESKCVIELEAKSSSVISCGGGIVLNNNNILSLKKNGKVFLLTAKPETIYTRLKQDSSRPLLKSKSEDEIKELLEKRRKLYMDCADIIVNTDNKSIEDICMEIVSQRDGSF; this is translated from the coding sequence TTGAAAAACCTAGATGATATTAGAGATCAGATAAATTCAATTGATAAGGAAATTGTAACTTTATTTGAAAAGAGATTAAATTTAGTCATTGATGTTGCAAATGTGAAAAAAGAATTAGGTATACCAATACTTCATTTAAATAGAGAGCAGGAGGTTTTAAATAAAGTAGCTGATGAGGTAAATAACAAAGAGTTTATTGATCCTGTTCAGAAATTGTTTGTTGAGATTATGAGAATAAGCAAAGGTGTTCAAACTAAGCTTCTTTTTCCTAACAATATTGTATTAGTTGGGTTTATGGGTACAGGTAAAACCTCTGTAGGGAAGCAATTAGCCTCGATGCTAGCTATGGAATATATAGATATAGATGAAACCATAGAAAAAAGCCAAGGAATGTCTATCGGAAGTATTTTTGAAAGTAAGGGCGAGCAATACTTTAGAGAACTAGAAAGTAAATGTGTTATAGAACTAGAGGCAAAGAGCTCCTCTGTTATATCCTGTGGTGGTGGAATAGTTTTAAATAACAATAATATTTTAAGCTTAAAAAAGAATGGAAAAGTTTTTCTGCTAACTGCTAAACCGGAGACTATATATACTAGATTGAAGCAAGATAGTAGTAGGCCTCTATTAAAATCAAAATCGGAAGATGAAATTAAAGAGTTACTGGAAAAAAGAAGAAAATTATATATGGATTGTGCAGATATTATAGTTAATACTGATAATAAAAGTATTGAAGATATATGTATGGAAATTGTGAGTCAAAGGGACGGTTCTTTTTGA
- the aroB gene encoding 3-dehydroquinate synthase, with product MERLYINLGKKSYWINIGENLLSSILNYTGHADKWVIITDENVDRIYGEEVMKAFNGKEVFKYVIPPGESSKNIVTVTEIMSFMLDNQLTRKSKLIALGGGVVGDLAGFCASIYMRGMEWIQVPTTLLAQIDSSVGGKTGVNMPQAKNVVGTFSQPKAVVIDLNVLKTLSNRELISGIAEVIKYGVIYDYQFLNYVDENYRNILSLEDDVIKYVIKKCCEIKAYIVSKDEREDDLRKILNFGHTIGHALESITKYEDYTHGEAVIVGMYYEAKMALIMGLINNEYFEEIVKVLEKTNINPDINRFDKNTLIDIMSNDKKNLKDKISFILPYEPGKVNELLLSKEEITWDKE from the coding sequence ATGGAAAGACTATATATTAATTTAGGTAAGAAAAGCTATTGGATTAATATAGGAGAAAATCTACTAAGCTCTATTCTTAATTATACGGGCCACGCTGATAAATGGGTAATAATAACTGATGAAAATGTTGACCGAATTTACGGAGAGGAAGTTATGAAAGCCTTTAACGGAAAAGAGGTTTTCAAATATGTAATTCCCCCTGGGGAGTCTTCAAAAAATATAGTAACGGTTACAGAGATAATGTCATTTATGTTAGACAACCAATTAACTAGAAAATCCAAACTAATAGCTTTAGGTGGAGGAGTTGTTGGAGATTTAGCAGGTTTTTGTGCATCCATATATATGCGTGGTATGGAATGGATTCAGGTTCCTACAACATTGTTAGCACAAATTGATAGTAGTGTAGGTGGTAAAACGGGTGTTAATATGCCACAGGCAAAAAACGTAGTAGGAACATTTAGTCAGCCTAAGGCAGTAGTTATAGATTTAAACGTACTGAAAACTCTGTCTAACAGAGAATTGATTAGTGGAATTGCAGAGGTAATTAAATACGGAGTAATTTATGATTATCAATTTCTAAACTATGTAGATGAAAATTATAGAAACATATTGTCCCTTGAAGATGATGTTATAAAGTATGTAATCAAAAAATGCTGTGAAATAAAGGCGTATATTGTTTCAAAGGATGAAAGGGAAGATGATCTTAGAAAAATACTAAACTTCGGTCACACAATTGGTCATGCTTTAGAATCTATAACTAAATATGAGGATTATACTCACGGAGAAGCAGTTATTGTTGGGATGTACTATGAGGCTAAAATGGCATTAATAATGGGACTAATAAATAATGAGTATTTTGAAGAAATAGTTAAGGTATTAGAAAAAACTAATATAAATCCAGATATTAATAGATTTGATAAAAATACTTTAATAGATATAATGTCTAATGATAAAAAGAATCTTAAGGATAAGATTTCATTTATTCTCCCATACGAACCAGGGAAGGTAAATGAGTTGCTTTTGTCTAAGGAAGAAATAACCTGGGATAAGGAGTGA
- the aroC gene encoding chorismate synthase — protein sequence MLRVMTAGESHGKCLIGIIEGCPANFEINIEEVNKDLARRQRGYGRGGRMQIETDRIEILSGVRGGLTLGSPISFMIVNKDYENWEQFMNPTEVDRVERSVTKARPGHADLSGVIKYDFDDVRNVLERSSARETAVRVAAGSILKQIMSNFNIEVYSHVSAIGSVKLDEKVTDINEIKKADSSEVRCIIKDKEALMIEEIRKAKEQGDSVGGIFDIHVTGVPVGLGSYVQWDRKLDAKLSYALMSIQAIKGVEIGWGFESAVTSGSLVHDEIYYDEQNKNYYRTTNNAGGIEGGMSNGENIVVRCGMKPIPTLYQPLKTVDIITKETVSASIERSDTCAVPAASVVGEMVAITVIAEEFLKKFGGDNKREIEKRWKDYILI from the coding sequence ATGCTAAGGGTTATGACAGCTGGGGAATCCCATGGTAAATGTTTAATTGGAATAATTGAAGGATGTCCGGCAAATTTTGAAATAAATATTGAAGAAGTGAATAAGGATTTAGCAAGGCGGCAAAGAGGATATGGTAGAGGTGGAAGAATGCAAATAGAGACGGATAGAATAGAAATTCTATCTGGTGTGAGGGGGGGACTAACCCTAGGAAGCCCTATTTCATTTATGATTGTCAATAAGGACTATGAAAATTGGGAACAGTTTATGAATCCTACTGAAGTTGATAGAGTAGAAAGAAGTGTTACTAAGGCTAGACCAGGCCATGCAGATTTATCAGGAGTAATAAAATATGATTTTGACGATGTAAGAAATGTTCTAGAAAGAAGTAGTGCGAGAGAAACTGCTGTAAGGGTAGCTGCAGGTAGCATACTAAAGCAAATAATGAGTAATTTTAATATAGAGGTCTATAGTCATGTTTCTGCTATCGGGTCTGTAAAGCTTGACGAAAAAGTAACAGATATAAATGAAATAAAGAAAGCCGATTCTTCAGAGGTAAGATGTATAATTAAAGACAAAGAGGCTTTAATGATTGAAGAAATACGAAAAGCAAAGGAACAAGGAGATTCAGTAGGAGGAATCTTTGATATACATGTAACTGGAGTACCGGTAGGTTTAGGAAGCTACGTTCAATGGGATAGAAAACTTGATGCGAAGCTAAGCTATGCTTTAATGAGTATTCAAGCAATTAAAGGAGTAGAAATAGGTTGGGGATTTGAAAGTGCTGTAACAAGCGGATCTTTAGTGCATGATGAAATATATTATGATGAACAGAATAAGAATTATTATAGAACAACTAATAATGCAGGTGGAATAGAGGGTGGAATGTCAAATGGTGAAAACATTGTAGTTAGATGTGGTATGAAACCAATTCCAACATTATATCAACCTCTTAAAACAGTTGATATTATAACAAAAGAGACAGTGAGTGCATCTATAGAGCGAAGTGACACATGTGCTGTTCCAGCGGCCTCAGTTGTAGGAGAAATGGTTGCGATTACTGTTATAGCTGAGGAATTTTTGAAAAAATTTGGCGGAGATAATAAAAGGGAGATTGAGAAGAGATGGAAAGACTATATATTAATTTAG